In the genome of Solibacillus silvestris, one region contains:
- a CDS encoding formyl-CoA transferase yields the protein MKPLQGIRVLDMTTNISGPTLTMILADLGAEVIKVEKLSGDEARKMEPKFQEDGVYFLNINRQKKSVTLNMKEDYDREKLMELIKTADVFVENYRLGVAQKLGIDYEAVKKINPKLIYCSLSAYGQNGPKKSYPGYDAIMQAETGIMSITGSTDLARVPVSLIDQGSAMWGALGVVSAILQRHKTDEGSLVSTSLYETGVFWANYHLLSTKLTGENPKKLGSNHGAFAPYGAFQTADGAIMIGISNNKLFEKLCEVLQKREWIEDTRYRTNEERVKNRLQLSKEIEQITKTEKSEALIQALEAGGVPVAQVKTMKDVLVDPQQIENKLIVRLPHIRDKEMYATRIPLTISNCDLTPTAPAPLLGEHNEELLGRDYVHDIK from the coding sequence ATGAAACCATTACAAGGGATACGTGTTCTCGATATGACAACAAATATTTCAGGGCCGACATTAACAATGATTTTAGCCGATTTAGGAGCAGAAGTGATCAAAGTAGAAAAGTTGAGCGGTGACGAGGCCAGAAAGATGGAGCCTAAATTTCAGGAAGACGGCGTGTATTTTTTGAATATTAACAGGCAAAAAAAATCGGTCACCCTCAACATGAAAGAGGATTACGACCGCGAAAAGTTAATGGAACTCATAAAAACAGCAGATGTCTTCGTGGAAAATTACCGGTTAGGTGTAGCGCAAAAATTAGGAATTGATTATGAAGCGGTAAAAAAAATTAATCCGAAACTAATCTATTGTTCACTCTCTGCATATGGCCAAAACGGTCCAAAGAAATCGTATCCGGGCTATGATGCCATTATGCAAGCGGAAACAGGCATTATGAGTATTACAGGAAGTACCGATTTAGCAAGAGTTCCAGTGTCTTTAATTGATCAGGGAAGCGCTATGTGGGGAGCACTTGGTGTTGTATCAGCCATATTACAGCGTCACAAAACAGATGAGGGCAGCCTTGTTTCGACCTCTTTATATGAGACTGGGGTATTTTGGGCGAACTATCATTTGCTTTCAACTAAGCTAACAGGTGAAAACCCCAAAAAACTCGGTTCCAATCATGGGGCATTTGCGCCTTATGGGGCATTTCAAACTGCAGATGGTGCGATCATGATAGGCATTTCGAACAATAAATTATTCGAAAAGCTTTGCGAAGTATTGCAAAAACGTGAATGGATTGAAGATACCCGCTATCGTACAAACGAAGAACGTGTTAAAAACCGTTTGCAGCTTAGTAAGGAAATCGAACAAATTACAAAGACAGAAAAAAGTGAGGCACTCATTCAGGCACTGGAAGCTGGCGGTGTACCGGTAGCACAAGTGAAAACAATGAAAGATGTACTTGTAGATCCGCAGCAAATAGAAAATAAACTGATTGTGCGTCTGCCACATATACGTGATAAGGAAATGTACGCAACAAGAATTCCGTTAACGATTTCAAACTGTGATTTAACTCCTACCGCCCCTGCACCATTGTTAGGAGAGCATAATGAAGAACTGTTAGGGAGGGATTATGTTCATGACATTAAGTGA
- a CDS encoding sodium:proton antiporter, with product MNNPLIEIVTDESGNTTYKMKTFDIKVIARLTGGLAPTITYMHQDKDVTDDIRAIRFHFENPASYIENYASFQRMLYEREQRAVNELYESISMKPKNMTTGKQVLWSFFVFLLIMTPIFVIVWTK from the coding sequence ATGAATAATCCGCTTATTGAAATAGTAACGGATGAAAGCGGGAACACAACTTATAAGATGAAGACCTTCGATATCAAAGTTATTGCCCGGCTGACAGGTGGTCTTGCTCCTACAATTACGTATATGCACCAGGATAAAGACGTTACAGATGATATACGGGCGATTCGCTTTCATTTTGAAAATCCGGCGTCATACATCGAAAATTATGCTTCTTTTCAGAGGATGCTTTATGAAAGGGAACAGCGCGCAGTGAATGAGCTATACGAATCCATCAGTATGAAGCCTAAAAATATGACGACAGGTAAACAAGTTTTATGGAGCTTTTTTGTCTTTCTGCTCATTATGACACCCATTTTTGTTATTGTTTGGACGAAATAA
- a CDS encoding deoxycytidine kinase translates to MNLREKYNIPANAVITIAGTVGVGKSTMTKALSQSLNFRTSYEKVDTNPYLDKFYDDFEKWSFHLQVYFLAERFKEQKRIFEYGGGFIQDRSIYEDTGIFAKMHYDKGTMTPTDYETYTNLFDAMVMTPYFPHPDLLVYLEGPIDDVIGRIHERGREMEQQTPHSYWEEMHGRYEDWINNFNACPVLRIDINDYDLMKNPAQVEDVVARIGYMLEQTSHLRK, encoded by the coding sequence ATGAACTTAAGAGAGAAGTACAATATTCCTGCGAATGCAGTGATTACAATAGCAGGAACAGTCGGTGTCGGAAAGTCAACAATGACTAAAGCATTATCACAGAGCTTAAATTTCCGTACATCTTATGAAAAGGTTGATACAAACCCTTATTTAGATAAATTCTATGACGATTTTGAAAAGTGGAGCTTCCATTTGCAAGTTTATTTCCTTGCTGAACGTTTTAAAGAACAGAAGCGTATTTTTGAATATGGCGGAGGCTTTATACAAGACCGTTCTATTTACGAAGATACAGGTATTTTTGCAAAGATGCATTATGACAAAGGGACAATGACACCGACAGATTATGAAACATATACAAATTTGTTTGATGCGATGGTGATGACACCGTATTTCCCGCACCCGGATTTGCTTGTATATTTGGAAGGTCCGATTGATGATGTGATTGGTCGTATCCACGAACGTGGACGCGAGATGGAGCAGCAAACACCTCATTCGTACTGGGAAGAAATGCACGGACGTTATGAAGACTGGATTAACAATTTCAATGCATGTCCAGTATTGCGTATTGATATTAACGATTACGATCTAATGAAAAATCCTGCACAAGTTGAGGATGTCGTTGCACGTATCGGATATATGCTAGAACAAACAAGCCATTTACGAAAATAA
- a CDS encoding MBL fold metallo-hydrolase encodes MCNKKVYVLDTGTMKMDKNYMIAMHNPASITNPNPPAEFVEFPVYAVLIDHPEGKILFDTGCNPEGMGDDGRWPEGVQQLFPAFQSEECYLINRLEQLKVRPEDIKYVIASHLHLDHAGCLELFTNAEIIVHDTELSNVMKTFAMTRNMGAYIWGDVMAWIQKELRWRTIKPHEKEVPLVEGIKILNFGPGHAYGMLGLHIELPGHGNVLLASDALYTEESYGPPVKPPGILYDSVGYNSTVERIREFATRNDSEIWFGHDSKQFKSFIKSTEGYYE; translated from the coding sequence ATGTGTAATAAAAAAGTATACGTGCTTGATACAGGGACAATGAAAATGGATAAAAACTATATGATTGCCATGCACAATCCAGCAAGCATCACTAATCCAAATCCGCCAGCCGAGTTTGTCGAGTTTCCCGTTTATGCAGTACTGATTGACCACCCAGAAGGAAAAATTTTATTTGATACAGGCTGTAACCCGGAAGGAATGGGAGACGATGGGCGTTGGCCGGAAGGGGTTCAGCAACTGTTCCCTGCCTTCCAAAGTGAAGAATGCTATTTGATCAATCGACTTGAACAATTGAAAGTTCGCCCGGAAGACATCAAATATGTCATTGCCTCACATTTGCATTTAGACCATGCAGGTTGCCTGGAGTTATTTACAAACGCAGAAATTATCGTTCATGATACGGAACTGTCAAATGTCATGAAAACATTTGCGATGACCCGAAATATGGGTGCCTATATTTGGGGCGATGTCATGGCTTGGATTCAAAAAGAACTGCGCTGGCGTACTATTAAACCTCATGAAAAAGAAGTGCCACTAGTAGAAGGCATTAAAATTTTAAATTTTGGTCCAGGGCATGCTTACGGTATGCTGGGCTTGCACATCGAACTCCCGGGTCACGGAAATGTTTTACTTGCATCCGATGCATTATACACAGAAGAAAGCTATGGTCCACCAGTTAAGCCGCCCGGAATTTTGTATGATTCAGTAGGCTACAACTCTACTGTAGAAAGAATCCGAGAATTTGCTACACGTAATGACTCTGAAATTTGGTTCGGACATGATTCAAAGCAATTTAAATCGTTTATCAAATCGACAGAAGGCTATTACGAATAA
- a CDS encoding regulator, translating to MTLSMVERLRALPTTAISDATGGHTNVASAIKPLAEHFKIAGKARTVRLPDGENGAVLEAISQAEKGEILVIDAKGNTNRAVAGDFVMQLAQGVGVQGFVVDGVIRDIAAAKEIDFPVFSLGTTVAAGNKHGGGTVGIAVSVGNVAVQTGDYVIGDSDGVVIIPQKDIEQIIEAAEAKVAKDEERAHEALHNGEASIRAYLAKVVK from the coding sequence ATGACTTTATCAATGGTAGAACGCTTACGTGCATTACCAACGACAGCAATTTCCGATGCAACAGGGGGACATACGAATGTGGCATCAGCAATTAAACCGCTAGCCGAACACTTCAAAATTGCAGGGAAAGCGAGAACGGTCCGCCTGCCAGATGGGGAAAATGGTGCGGTACTTGAAGCAATTAGTCAGGCAGAAAAAGGGGAAATATTAGTCATCGATGCTAAAGGCAATACGAATCGTGCTGTAGCGGGTGACTTTGTTATGCAGCTAGCACAAGGTGTCGGTGTTCAAGGTTTTGTCGTGGACGGGGTTATTCGCGATATAGCAGCTGCAAAAGAAATCGATTTTCCGGTCTTTTCATTAGGTACAACAGTAGCAGCAGGCAATAAACATGGTGGCGGGACAGTAGGTATAGCTGTATCTGTAGGAAATGTCGCTGTTCAAACAGGTGATTATGTAATTGGTGATAGTGATGGGGTCGTTATTATCCCTCAGAAGGATATCGAGCAGATTATAGAGGCAGCAGAAGCAAAAGTAGCAAAAGATGAAGAGCGGGCACATGAAGCATTACATAATGGGGAAGCATCAATCCGCGCATATTTAGCAAAAGTAGTAAAATAA
- a CDS encoding deoxyguanosine kinase produces MSVPFITVEGPIGVGKTSLSKAVSQTFDYHLLKEIVDENPFLGKFYEDISEWSFQTEMFFLCNRYKQLSDIHEIIEAQGPVVADYHIFKNLIFAKRTLKPTEYEKYESIYRILTADMPKPNMVIYLHASLDTLMKRIAMRGREVEKNISREYMEQLSSDYHQFIGHFEKMHPEIPVISLNGDELDFVKSEEDLQYVLRLVEEKLQQRSLHQK; encoded by the coding sequence ATGTCTGTGCCATTTATAACAGTAGAAGGTCCGATTGGTGTTGGGAAGACCTCATTATCTAAGGCCGTATCACAAACGTTTGACTATCATTTATTAAAAGAGATTGTAGATGAAAATCCATTTCTCGGTAAGTTCTATGAAGATATTAGTGAGTGGAGCTTCCAAACGGAAATGTTTTTCCTGTGCAATCGCTATAAACAGTTATCTGATATTCATGAAATTATTGAAGCACAAGGGCCTGTAGTGGCTGATTATCATATATTTAAAAATTTGATCTTTGCAAAGCGTACTTTAAAGCCGACCGAATATGAAAAGTACGAGTCGATCTACCGAATTTTAACTGCTGATATGCCAAAGCCCAATATGGTCATTTATTTACATGCAAGCTTGGATACATTAATGAAACGAATCGCAATGCGCGGTCGTGAAGTGGAAAAGAATATTTCTCGTGAATATATGGAACAACTTTCAAGCGATTATCATCAATTTATCGGACATTTTGAAAAGATGCATCCAGAAATTCCTGTTATCTCATTAAATGGGGATGAGCTTGATTTTGTGAAAAGTGAAGAAGATTTACAGTACGTACTACGATTAGTAGAGGAAAAGTTACAACAAAGGAGTTTGCATCAGAAATGA
- a CDS encoding aldehyde dehydrogenase: MQKIGSVLNGEHRLQEEKTMDVLNPFNQELIATIACASIEDVHEAIEVAQQTFNATMRKMPAHERSRILRKASLLLEERSEQFAKTISLEAGKPINEARGEVTRAVQVLLFASEEAKRLAGDQIPMDSAIGGERQIGIAKRVPLGVIAAITPFNFPLNLALHKIAPAIAVGNTVVLKPAEKTPLSSILLYELLQDAGLPKGALNILQGPGTELVEPLVKHPFVKKVTFTGSGKVGWHIHELAGKKPVTLELGSNAPNIIFADADLEYAASAITMSGFTFAGQACVSAQRIYVEQSVYDQFAQLLQEKVEALVIGNPAEEQTQLGPMITEDAAIRAATWIEEAVSQGATIRTGGKRNGTLLEPTILENVTKSMQVVCMEVFAPMVALIPFTEEDEVLAAANDSDYGLQAGVFTSDINRALKFAEELETGGVWINESSVRRFDHMPYGGIKESGTGKEGIRYAIEGMSDLKFIGIKLI, translated from the coding sequence ATGCAAAAAATAGGATCTGTACTCAATGGAGAGCACCGTCTTCAAGAAGAAAAGACGATGGATGTTTTAAATCCTTTTAATCAGGAACTGATTGCAACAATTGCCTGTGCCTCAATTGAAGATGTACATGAAGCAATTGAAGTCGCACAGCAAACATTTAATGCAACGATGCGCAAAATGCCTGCACATGAACGTAGCCGTATTTTACGTAAAGCTTCATTGTTACTTGAAGAACGGAGCGAGCAGTTTGCGAAAACCATCTCTTTGGAAGCAGGGAAACCGATTAATGAGGCACGGGGAGAAGTAACACGAGCGGTTCAAGTGCTGCTGTTTGCAAGTGAAGAGGCAAAGCGGCTGGCAGGAGACCAGATTCCGATGGATAGTGCAATTGGCGGCGAACGTCAAATTGGCATTGCAAAACGTGTACCTTTAGGAGTAATTGCTGCCATTACGCCATTTAATTTCCCTTTAAACCTAGCTTTGCATAAAATTGCTCCGGCCATTGCTGTTGGAAATACAGTTGTTTTGAAACCAGCCGAAAAAACGCCGCTGTCTTCTATTTTGCTGTATGAATTATTGCAGGATGCGGGATTGCCAAAAGGAGCTTTAAATATCCTTCAAGGGCCAGGCACGGAATTAGTTGAGCCACTGGTAAAACATCCTTTTGTGAAAAAAGTAACCTTTACGGGGAGCGGAAAAGTAGGATGGCATATTCATGAACTGGCAGGAAAGAAGCCGGTAACTCTTGAGCTTGGCTCCAATGCTCCGAACATTATATTTGCGGATGCCGATTTAGAGTACGCAGCGTCTGCCATTACGATGTCCGGTTTTACATTTGCCGGTCAGGCATGTGTTTCTGCACAGCGGATATATGTCGAGCAATCTGTTTATGACCAGTTTGCACAATTACTACAGGAAAAAGTGGAAGCGCTGGTAATAGGGAATCCTGCTGAGGAACAAACACAACTGGGGCCAATGATTACAGAAGACGCGGCAATCCGTGCAGCAACCTGGATTGAAGAAGCAGTATCACAAGGGGCAACAATTCGTACGGGCGGAAAGAGGAACGGCACATTACTCGAGCCGACCATTTTAGAAAATGTTACAAAGTCGATGCAGGTCGTATGTATGGAAGTATTTGCCCCGATGGTTGCACTCATACCATTTACTGAAGAGGACGAAGTGTTGGCCGCTGCCAATGATTCAGATTACGGATTACAGGCAGGTGTGTTTACTTCAGATATTAACCGTGCCTTAAAGTTTGCAGAGGAGCTGGAAACAGGAGGCGTTTGGATTAATGAATCTTCGGTACGACGCTTTGACCATATGCCATATGGCGGGATAAAAGAGAGCGGTACTGGAAAAGAAGGAATACGTTATGCAATTGAAGGGATGTCAGATTTAAAATTTATAGGAATTAAGTTAATTTAA
- a CDS encoding 2-methylcitrate dehydratase gives MTLSEQLAQYIEDVRFDDIPQDVVQFTKLCIVDYYSSLLKGQEAEPVRMMEQVAQVLGGEKQATAVTGLKTSITNAAFINGGASHVIELDDIHKASIVHAATVIMPAAIAIAEWKNLSGKQLIEAIIVGYEVAFRVGETVTPSHYYYFHNTATCGTFGAAAAVAKLLDLSKEQIVQAFGSAGTQAAGLWEFIEDGAMSKQLHPGKAAMNGILSALLAQQGFTGATAILEGRRGFFEAMSDEYDVTRMTEKLGQQYKITENAFKVHASCRHTHAAMDLALELHKKVEKSGIDFIKSVEVGAYQVALDITDAKNPQTIYAAKFSMQFCVALALLTGEGGFDAFNADTLQDPTIRKLMEKLTVSVDENINSQYPQEWGAKIQIHWQDGSSDVVQSRFPKGDPENALTDQDFINKFNSLVPLEEAHKEKIIHDLLHLETIQVQQLIRTLHPVEHISIV, from the coding sequence ATGACATTAAGTGAGCAGTTGGCACAATATATTGAAGATGTACGTTTTGATGATATACCGCAGGATGTTGTGCAGTTTACAAAGCTATGTATCGTCGACTATTATTCGTCTTTACTGAAAGGTCAGGAAGCTGAACCGGTTCGTATGATGGAACAAGTAGCACAAGTACTTGGCGGGGAAAAGCAGGCAACGGCAGTTACAGGATTGAAAACGAGCATAACAAATGCGGCGTTCATTAATGGCGGTGCAAGTCATGTTATAGAGCTCGATGATATTCATAAAGCATCCATTGTGCATGCGGCAACTGTTATTATGCCGGCAGCTATCGCAATTGCAGAATGGAAAAATTTATCCGGAAAACAATTGATCGAGGCTATTATTGTTGGCTATGAAGTGGCATTTCGCGTTGGAGAAACAGTGACGCCTTCCCATTATTACTACTTTCATAATACGGCAACTTGCGGTACATTCGGCGCGGCAGCAGCAGTGGCAAAGTTATTGGATTTATCCAAAGAACAAATTGTCCAAGCATTTGGTTCTGCCGGCACTCAAGCTGCAGGGTTGTGGGAATTTATCGAGGATGGCGCCATGAGCAAGCAATTGCATCCTGGTAAAGCAGCGATGAATGGTATTTTAAGTGCTCTGTTAGCACAGCAGGGTTTTACAGGAGCAACAGCCATTTTGGAAGGGCGTAGAGGATTTTTTGAAGCAATGAGTGACGAGTACGATGTAACACGTATGACCGAAAAATTAGGTCAGCAATACAAAATTACCGAAAATGCCTTCAAAGTCCATGCATCTTGTCGTCATACACATGCCGCAATGGACTTGGCGCTTGAACTGCATAAAAAAGTAGAGAAAAGTGGCATCGATTTTATAAAGTCAGTCGAAGTAGGAGCATATCAGGTGGCGCTGGATATTACGGATGCAAAAAATCCGCAAACAATCTATGCGGCAAAGTTCAGTATGCAATTTTGTGTTGCTTTAGCGTTATTGACCGGTGAAGGAGGATTCGATGCCTTCAATGCAGATACATTGCAAGACCCAACCATTCGAAAGCTGATGGAAAAGCTGACCGTATCTGTAGATGAAAATATTAACAGTCAATACCCGCAAGAGTGGGGCGCGAAAATTCAAATTCATTGGCAGGATGGTTCAAGTGACGTTGTGCAAAGCAGATTTCCTAAAGGAGATCCGGAAAATGCATTAACAGATCAGGACTTTATTAATAAGTTCAATAGTTTAGTGCCTTTAGAAGAGGCACATAAAGAAAAAATTATTCATGACTTATTACATTTAGAAACGATCCAAGTACAGCAGTTAATCCGTACATTACACCCCGTAGAGCATATTTCGATTGTGTAG
- a CDS encoding zinc-binding alcohol dehydrogenase: protein MELVFKEYPLVEPAPGAVIVKIIQTNICGSELHIWKGHHPVIRSGALGHEMIGEIHALGEGVETDFAGTPVKVGDRIVSAYFLTCRKCPPCQHGQFNLCENAYKYWRLPTEEAPHFHGTFGTHYYIHSDQYFYKVPDNISNSVAASANCALSQVYFGLEQGNVVSGETILIQGAGGLGLNAIAVAKEKQLKVIVVDGVESRLEQAKTFGADEVILISDFPTVEQRVAHIMHLTGNQGVDVALEVAGVPQAFAEGVEYIRAGGRYIVIGNISPGQTVEFDPGYLTRKAIQIIPVLRYNPWYLKKALDFLERNIDRYPFETLLDASFSFEEIKIALDESAKRTVTRATIIPT from the coding sequence ATGGAACTCGTTTTTAAAGAGTATCCATTGGTGGAGCCGGCACCAGGAGCGGTAATTGTAAAAATCATTCAAACAAATATTTGCGGATCCGAACTGCATATATGGAAAGGGCATCATCCGGTCATTCGCAGTGGGGCTTTAGGACATGAAATGATAGGTGAAATTCATGCGTTAGGTGAAGGAGTCGAGACTGATTTTGCGGGTACCCCTGTAAAAGTCGGGGACAGAATTGTAAGTGCTTACTTTTTGACTTGCCGTAAATGTCCGCCTTGTCAGCATGGACAATTTAACTTATGTGAAAATGCTTATAAGTATTGGCGTTTACCGACAGAGGAAGCACCGCATTTCCATGGGACATTCGGTACGCATTATTATATTCATTCCGATCAGTATTTTTATAAAGTACCAGACAATATATCAAACAGTGTCGCAGCAAGCGCAAACTGTGCATTATCCCAGGTGTATTTTGGGCTGGAGCAAGGAAATGTTGTCTCAGGGGAAACAATTCTCATTCAAGGCGCGGGCGGACTCGGATTGAATGCGATTGCTGTTGCGAAAGAAAAGCAATTGAAAGTCATTGTAGTAGATGGTGTTGAAAGCCGTTTAGAACAGGCAAAGACATTTGGTGCAGATGAAGTAATTTTAATATCGGACTTTCCAACGGTTGAACAGCGCGTTGCACACATTATGCATCTGACAGGAAATCAAGGAGTGGATGTTGCCCTCGAAGTAGCAGGTGTTCCTCAGGCTTTTGCTGAAGGTGTGGAGTATATTCGAGCTGGCGGCCGCTACATTGTAATCGGCAATATCTCACCTGGACAAACGGTGGAATTTGATCCTGGTTATTTAACGCGTAAAGCAATTCAAATTATTCCCGTTCTGCGCTACAACCCTTGGTATTTAAAAAAGGCACTCGACTTCCTGGAGCGCAATATTGACCGCTACCCGTTTGAAACATTATTGGATGCAAGCTTTAGTTTTGAGGAAATTAAAATAGCGTTGGATGAATCCGCAAAACGTACGGTTACACGTGCCACGATCATTCCGACTTAA
- a CDS encoding alcohol dehydrogenase: MKIRSAILRSSGVTKPYAESKPIHIEEIELDAPQEGEVLIQIKAASLCHSDLSVINGSRPRPLPMALGHEAAGIVKEVGPGVMNFKQGDKVICVFVPSCGHCVPCAEGRPALCEPGAKANGDGTLIGGGVRLHAGTEKIGHHVGVSAFSEYAVVSQNSLVKVEEDLPFEKLALFGCAVITGVGAVVNTAKVQLGKTVAVVGLGGIGLSALLGAIAAGAREVIAIDINEKKLQQAKELGATAVFNSKDADVVAQVKAYTNGGVDYAFETAGVVPAMEVAYAITKRGGTTTTTGLPHPEHQFSFPYVTLTAEEKTLKGSYIGSCVPLRDIPHYLHMMKTGKLPVDQLLSNIITLDEINEGFDLLATGDNSRIIIKMD, from the coding sequence ATGAAAATTCGATCTGCCATATTACGCTCATCCGGTGTAACTAAGCCCTATGCGGAAAGCAAGCCGATCCATATCGAAGAAATTGAGTTGGATGCTCCTCAAGAAGGGGAAGTATTGATTCAAATAAAAGCGGCAAGCCTTTGCCATTCGGATTTGTCAGTCATTAACGGGAGTCGTCCACGTCCTTTACCAATGGCTCTTGGTCATGAAGCAGCAGGAATCGTTAAAGAAGTAGGGCCTGGTGTTATGAACTTTAAGCAAGGAGATAAAGTAATCTGCGTATTTGTACCAAGTTGCGGGCATTGTGTACCTTGTGCAGAAGGACGTCCGGCATTATGTGAACCGGGTGCAAAGGCAAATGGAGACGGAACATTGATCGGTGGCGGGGTCCGTTTACATGCAGGGACTGAAAAGATTGGGCATCACGTTGGGGTATCTGCCTTCTCGGAGTATGCAGTCGTATCGCAGAATTCCCTCGTAAAAGTGGAAGAGGACTTGCCGTTTGAAAAACTGGCGCTCTTTGGATGTGCAGTTATTACAGGGGTAGGCGCTGTCGTAAATACAGCGAAAGTCCAGCTTGGAAAAACAGTTGCTGTTGTCGGTTTAGGCGGAATTGGCTTAAGTGCGCTGCTCGGGGCCATTGCAGCTGGTGCCCGTGAAGTAATCGCAATTGATATTAATGAAAAGAAGCTGCAGCAGGCAAAGGAATTGGGGGCAACAGCCGTCTTTAATTCGAAGGATGCTGATGTAGTCGCACAAGTGAAAGCCTATACAAATGGCGGGGTTGATTATGCTTTTGAAACTGCGGGTGTTGTTCCAGCGATGGAAGTGGCATATGCCATTACAAAGCGTGGCGGTACAACAACGACAACAGGACTGCCACATCCGGAACATCAGTTTTCTTTCCCTTATGTAACATTGACAGCAGAAGAAAAAACGCTAAAAGGTTCATATATAGGAAGCTGTGTGCCATTAAGAGATATTCCGCATTATTTGCATATGATGAAAACCGGAAAGCTGCCGGTCGATCAGCTGTTATCAAATATTATTACGCTCGATGAAATAAATGAAGGCTTTGATCTATTAGCGACAGGCGATAATTCTCGAATTATTATTAAAATGGATTAA
- a CDS encoding tRNA-specific adenosine deaminase, whose product MLENKDHQYMQEALEEAKKAAALGEVPIGAVIVYKDEIIARAHNLRETTQNALTHAESMAIQEACKKVGSWRLEETTLYVTLEPCPMCAGAILQSRIPRVVYGARDIKAGCVDSLYRLLNDARFNHECTVTEGVMAEECGQILTDFFKALRERKKAEKLARKQQSEK is encoded by the coding sequence ATGCTCGAAAACAAAGATCACCAATACATGCAGGAAGCATTGGAAGAAGCAAAAAAAGCAGCTGCCCTTGGGGAAGTACCGATCGGCGCAGTTATTGTATATAAAGATGAAATTATTGCACGTGCACATAATTTACGCGAAACAACCCAAAATGCACTGACACACGCAGAAAGCATGGCCATTCAAGAAGCCTGCAAAAAAGTTGGCAGCTGGCGTTTAGAAGAAACTACTTTGTACGTCACGCTTGAACCTTGCCCGATGTGTGCAGGGGCTATTTTACAGTCGCGCATACCTCGGGTTGTTTACGGGGCACGGGATATAAAGGCAGGCTGTGTCGACTCATTATACCGTCTGCTGAATGATGCGCGTTTTAATCATGAATGTACTGTAACAGAAGGTGTGATGGCAGAAGAATGCGGACAAATTTTAACGGACTTTTTCAAGGCGCTACGCGAACGTAAAAAAGCAGAGAAGTTGGCGAGAAAACAACAATCCGAAAAGTAA